The region GGTACTGATTCTTTGAATCTAGATTGGTTGGATAAACTTGGATCAAGATggattttggattttcttcATACCACAATGGTGGCCCAGCAAGGGAACAGGATTTTGGCAGACTTTCTCAGTCCATTGGCACATCAATACTCAAGATATCACAAAATGGTAAGATCATTAGACTGGTAAAATTACTTGTACTTGCAATATACTTGAAAGCAAAACAATTGCTCCTTCCGCAGTTTCTTCTATGCAAAGAATGGTCAATCAGTTGGGTGGATCTACGGACTCTCAGGAACTTAGGAATAAGCTGTAAGTTGATTacatgcattttttttttatagtttcaTCTTTTGATTATAGCAGAATAGTAGTCCTATTATTGGTCCTATGAACTTCTGGctgtattttttcgaattaataTTTCAGATCATACTTACATTTAGAAAATGATTAATCTGCGTTTATCTACAGCCATCAGATTCAGCATTATACGCAACAGTTGGCAAAAGACACAAGCGTTCATTTGCGTGATTTGGCAAACTTGACCAACAATGCAGGCTCGAGTAGTCCAGGAGAGCAGAGGCAGCAAAAGATGCAGAGGGAAAGGCTTCAAGATGAGTTTACTGCTGCACTGAACAGTTTTCAATCAGTACAGAGGCTGGCAGCatctaaagaaaaagaaatggtaCGTAAGGCAAAGGCGAATGCTGGCATCAGTCCTTTTGGTGAGAAGAAGCAAGAGACATTGATAGAGCTGCAAGATAATAGGACTCAGCGACAAATTCAGCAGCAGCAATTACAAGAGGAACAGAATTTGCGAATGCTTGAAGAACATGAAGCTAGCATACGTCAGTTggaggtgagaaaatttttgctgGACTTCCAACCCAACTTCGTGTTCTatgatattcaataattttgtcTTTGCTTTTCAGAGCGACATAAGCGATGtcaatcaaatattcaaagaaCTTGGTGCTCTAGTTCATGAGCAAGGGGAAATAGTTGACTCGATTGAAGCTTCTGTTGAAAGGACTGAAGTTTTTGTTAGCGAAGGTGCACAGCAGTTACAGCAGGCTTCGACGTATCAGACAAAattgcgtaaaaaaaaatgcatactTATCGTCATTGCCGCTGTTGTGTTATCTATTCTGATAGGAATAATTGTTTGGCAAACGTCGTAAAACAAGTCTCAGAATGGAGAATTGACGTGAGATGTAAATCGGAAAGAGATTAGAATGAACTTTGTCAAAGCGTACTTATTCTGGCTGGAGAGAATCAATACCACTAAAATATTACTGGTGCTAAGAGAGGGCAGAGTATTTGCGCAAATCTGTTGAACCAATGATGAATGATTGTGATGTTATTAAAGATAGTTTGCATGAGCTTGCATAAAGATCGTGCCAGAACTTCGGACCGAAGCGTAATAAACATCTCGAAGTTCTTTATTTTAATTGTTGCATGAGCCATAAGTGAGTTTATAATTCGATAATCAATGTCACGTTCAACTTGCAGCAGGATCTGCATTTCTCAAGCGGGTAAGTTTGAATTCGTCCAAAGCCAGGTAACACAGTCTTGCACTGATAATTCAACGTCTTTAGGCTGTATTATAAATAGGGACTTTCAAAAATCAGGCAACAGATCGAGTCACAGAAAAGTCCcatatatttgtattataCTATTGTTACGTTACGTAATCTATTAATTGACGACGAATACAGTCGAGATATGGGAATTAGGGAAGCGAAGATCTTTGAAAAGCAAAAGCCGGTCACGTACTATTGTATAACGACGTAGCTGGGACGTCTTGTCTATATGAttggaattattattaatcatatTGATAACTATCCATGTATACAGTTttaatatgataaaaatatattcattataGTATTGTTGTTTAATAGCAAATATACCGTACTCTAAATGTAACCCATTCGCATGTATTAATTATGTACTAGAAGAGGTATCCTAAATTAAAATGTAGCATT is a window of Athalia rosae chromosome 8, iyAthRosa1.1, whole genome shotgun sequence DNA encoding:
- the LOC105692410 gene encoding syntaxin-12, with the protein product MDFGFSSYHNGGPAREQDFGRLSQSIGTSILKISQNVSSMQRMVNQLGGSTDSQELRNKLHQIQHYTQQLAKDTSVHLRDLANLTNNAGSSSPGEQRQQKMQRERLQDEFTAALNSFQSVQRLAASKEKEMVRKAKANAGISPFGEKKQETLIELQDNRTQRQIQQQQLQEEQNLRMLEEHEASIRQLESDISDVNQIFKELGALVHEQGEIVDSIEASVERTEVFVSEGAQQLQQASTYQTKLRKKKCILIVIAAVVLSILIGIIVWQTS